The Mastacembelus armatus chromosome 9, fMasArm1.2, whole genome shotgun sequence genome contains a region encoding:
- the LOC113138922 gene encoding kinesin-like protein KIF2A isoform X3, with product MASGFGKIVVGTYVEIKRSDGRIHQAMVTSLNEDNESVTVEWIENGDTKGKEIDLESIFALNPDVAPDEEISPSPETPPPPTPACVKINKIAKNRRTIAPTKNDALSRDNRVIPTRARPPQPQQPEPAPPPPSQQPAQPTQAQTQQQLQNESSHQPISRKEFGQLSRRKSNCVKEVEKLQEKRERRRLQQQELREKRAQEVDTTIPNYEIMYMIRDFRASLDYRPLTTADLIEEHRICVCVRKRPLNKKELSMKDLDVITIPSKDVVMVHEPKQKVDLTRYLENQTFRFDYAFDDSTTNEMVYRFTARPLVETIFERGMATCFAYGQTGSGKTHTMGGDFSGKNQDCSKGIYALAARDVFLMLKKPNYKKLDLQVYATFFEIYSGKVFDLLNRKAKLRVLEDGKQQVQVVGLQEKEVKCTEDVLKLIEVGNSCRTSGQTSANAHSSRSHAVFQIILRRKGKMHGKFSLIDLAGNERGADTSSADRQTRLEGAEINKSLLALKECIRALGRNKPHTPFRASKLTQVLRDSFIGENSRTCMIATISPGMTSCENTLNTLRYANRVKELTVDPNQVMEGGRPNIHTVNQLDLLDEEWLSMSPQRDDLKLLCEQNEEEVSPQLFTFHEAVSQLVEMEEQVLEDHRAVFQESIRWLEDEKVLLEMTEEVDYDVESYATQLEQILDQKIEILTELRDKVKSFRSALQEEEQASKQINPKRPRAL from the exons ATGGCGTCGGGCTTTGGGAAGATCGTCGTCGGTACTTATGTGGAGATAAAGCGCAGTGATG GACGTATACACCAGGCAATGGTGACCTCACTGAATGAGGACAATGAAAGtgtcacagtggagtggatAGAAAATGGAGACACGAAAGGGAAAGAG ATCGACTTGGAGAGTATATTTGCACTTAATCCAGATGTGGCTCCAGATGAGGAGATTTCCCCTAGTCCAGAGACTCCACCCCCACCCACACCGGCATGTGTGAAGATCAACAAAATTGCAAAG AACCGTCGGACAATAGCACCTACTAAAAATGACGCCCTGTCCAGGGACAATAGAG tgattcCAACCCGGGCCAGACCCCCACAGCCTCAGCAACCAGAGCCGGCACCACCGCCTCCATCCCAGCAGCCTGCACAGCCCACTCAAGCTCAGACACAACAGCAGCTCCAGAATG AGTCCTCACATCAACCAATATCCAGAAAGGAGTTTGGACAGCTTT CAAGGAGGAAGTCGAACTGTgtgaaggaggtggagaaactgcaagagaagagagagaggcgTCGCCTTCAGCAACAGGAGCTCAGGGAGAAGAGAGCTCAG GAGGTGGATACCACCATCCCTAACTATGAGATCATGTACATGATCAGAGATTTCCGAGCCAGTCTAGATTACCGGCCTCTGACCACAGCAGATCTG ATTGAAGAGCAcagaatatgtgtttgtgtgaggaaACGCCCACTCAATAAGAAAG AGTTGTCTATGAAGGATTTGGATGTGATCACTATCCCCAGTAAAGACGTGGTGATGGTTCACGAACCTAAACAGAAAGTGGACCTGACTCGCTACTTGGAGAACCAGACGTTCCGCTTTGACTACGCCTTTGATGACAGCACCACCAACGAGATGGTTTACAG GTTCACTGCCAGACCTCTAGTGGAGACCATTTTTGAGAGGGGCATGGCCACTTGCTTCGCGTACGGACAGACAGGCAGTGGAAAAACTCAT ACTATGGGTGGAGATTTCTCTGGGAAGAACCAAGACTGCTCTAAAGGAATTTATGCATTAGCTG CTCGGgatgtatttctcatgttgaAGAAACCCAATTACAAGAAGTTAGATCTACAAGTGTACGCAACCTTCTTTGAAATCTATAGTGGAAAG gtGTTTGATCTGCTGAATCGTAAAGCTAAGCTGAGGGTGCTGGAGGACGGGAAGCAGCAAGTGCAGGTTGTAGGGCTTCAGGAGAAAGAGGTCAAGTGCACAGAGGACGTCCTGAAACTCATAGAAGTAGGCAACAGTTGCAG GACATCAGGGCAGACGTCTGCCAATGCTCACTCATCTCGCAGCCACGCTGTCTTCCAGATCATTCTTCGGAGGAAGGGGAAGATGCACGGCAAGTTCTCCCTCATTGACCTTGCGGGAAATGAAAGGGGAGCGGATACATCGAGTGCTGACCGCCAGACCCGTCTGGAGGGAGCTGAGATCAACAAAAGCCTCCTTGCCCTGAAG GAGTGTATCAGGGCTCTTGGCCGTAACAAGCCCCACACTCCGTTCAGAGCCAGTAAGCTCACCCAGGTCCTAAGGGACTCCTTCATTGGAGAAAATTCACGCACATGCATG ATTGCAACAATCTCTCCTGGTATGACATCCTGTGAGAATACACTGAACACACTACGCTACGCCAACAG ggTGAAGGAGCTGACAGTGGACCCCAACCAAGTGATGGAGGGAGGTCGACCCAACATCCACACTGTCAACCAGCTAGATCTTTTGGACGAGGAGTGGTTGAGTATGTCGCCACAGAGGGACGACCTCAAACTGCTCTGTGAACAGAAT GAGGAGGAAGTGTCTCCCCAGCTTTTTACCTTCCATGAGGCGGTGTCCCAGCTAgtggagatggaggagcaggTGCTTGAGGACCATCGAGCTGTTTTCCAG GAGTCGATCCGGTGGCTGGAAGATGAAAAAGTGCTGCTGGAGATGACAGAGGAAGTGGATTATGATGTGGAGTCGTACGCTACTCAACTTGAGCAGATCCTAGATCAGAAGATAGAAATTCTCACTGAGCTCAGAG ATAAAGTGAAGTCATTCCGCTCTGCACTCCAGGAGGAGGAACAAGCCAGTAAGCAGATCAATCCCAAGAGGCCACGTGCTCTTTAA
- the LOC113138922 gene encoding kinesin-like protein KIF2A isoform X1, which translates to MASGFGKIVVGTYVEIKRSDGRIHQAMVTSLNEDNESVTVEWIENGDTKGKEIDLESIFALNPDVAPDEEISPSPETPPPPTPACVKINKIAKNRRTIAPTKNDALSRDNRVIPTRARPPQPQQPEPAPPPPSQQPAQPTQAQTQQQLQNESSHQPISRKEFGQLSRRKSNCVKEVEKLQEKRERRRLQQQELREKRAQEVDTTIPNYEIMYMIRDFRASLDYRPLTTADLIEEHRICVCVRKRPLNKKELSMKDLDVITIPSKDVVMVHEPKQKVDLTRYLENQTFRFDYAFDDSTTNEMVYRFTARPLVETIFERGMATCFAYGQTGSGKTHTMGGDFSGKNQDCSKGIYALAARDVFLMLKKPNYKKLDLQVYATFFEIYSGKVFDLLNRKAKLRVLEDGKQQVQVVGLQEKEVKCTEDVLKLIEVGNSCRTSGQTSANAHSSRSHAVFQIILRRKGKMHGKFSLIDLAGNERGADTSSADRQTRLEGAEINKSLLALKECIRALGRNKPHTPFRASKLTQVLRDSFIGENSRTCMIATISPGMTSCENTLNTLRYANRVKEFGISPSDIPFSQGGQGSRPDHSPTNTFDYDDFAATSPSRVKELTVDPNQVMEGGRPNIHTVNQLDLLDEEWLSMSPQRDDLKLLCEQNEEEVSPQLFTFHEAVSQLVEMEEQVLEDHRAVFQESIRWLEDEKVLLEMTEEVDYDVESYATQLEQILDQKIEILTELRDKVKSFRSALQEEEQASKQINPKRPRAL; encoded by the exons ATGGCGTCGGGCTTTGGGAAGATCGTCGTCGGTACTTATGTGGAGATAAAGCGCAGTGATG GACGTATACACCAGGCAATGGTGACCTCACTGAATGAGGACAATGAAAGtgtcacagtggagtggatAGAAAATGGAGACACGAAAGGGAAAGAG ATCGACTTGGAGAGTATATTTGCACTTAATCCAGATGTGGCTCCAGATGAGGAGATTTCCCCTAGTCCAGAGACTCCACCCCCACCCACACCGGCATGTGTGAAGATCAACAAAATTGCAAAG AACCGTCGGACAATAGCACCTACTAAAAATGACGCCCTGTCCAGGGACAATAGAG tgattcCAACCCGGGCCAGACCCCCACAGCCTCAGCAACCAGAGCCGGCACCACCGCCTCCATCCCAGCAGCCTGCACAGCCCACTCAAGCTCAGACACAACAGCAGCTCCAGAATG AGTCCTCACATCAACCAATATCCAGAAAGGAGTTTGGACAGCTTT CAAGGAGGAAGTCGAACTGTgtgaaggaggtggagaaactgcaagagaagagagagaggcgTCGCCTTCAGCAACAGGAGCTCAGGGAGAAGAGAGCTCAG GAGGTGGATACCACCATCCCTAACTATGAGATCATGTACATGATCAGAGATTTCCGAGCCAGTCTAGATTACCGGCCTCTGACCACAGCAGATCTG ATTGAAGAGCAcagaatatgtgtttgtgtgaggaaACGCCCACTCAATAAGAAAG AGTTGTCTATGAAGGATTTGGATGTGATCACTATCCCCAGTAAAGACGTGGTGATGGTTCACGAACCTAAACAGAAAGTGGACCTGACTCGCTACTTGGAGAACCAGACGTTCCGCTTTGACTACGCCTTTGATGACAGCACCACCAACGAGATGGTTTACAG GTTCACTGCCAGACCTCTAGTGGAGACCATTTTTGAGAGGGGCATGGCCACTTGCTTCGCGTACGGACAGACAGGCAGTGGAAAAACTCAT ACTATGGGTGGAGATTTCTCTGGGAAGAACCAAGACTGCTCTAAAGGAATTTATGCATTAGCTG CTCGGgatgtatttctcatgttgaAGAAACCCAATTACAAGAAGTTAGATCTACAAGTGTACGCAACCTTCTTTGAAATCTATAGTGGAAAG gtGTTTGATCTGCTGAATCGTAAAGCTAAGCTGAGGGTGCTGGAGGACGGGAAGCAGCAAGTGCAGGTTGTAGGGCTTCAGGAGAAAGAGGTCAAGTGCACAGAGGACGTCCTGAAACTCATAGAAGTAGGCAACAGTTGCAG GACATCAGGGCAGACGTCTGCCAATGCTCACTCATCTCGCAGCCACGCTGTCTTCCAGATCATTCTTCGGAGGAAGGGGAAGATGCACGGCAAGTTCTCCCTCATTGACCTTGCGGGAAATGAAAGGGGAGCGGATACATCGAGTGCTGACCGCCAGACCCGTCTGGAGGGAGCTGAGATCAACAAAAGCCTCCTTGCCCTGAAG GAGTGTATCAGGGCTCTTGGCCGTAACAAGCCCCACACTCCGTTCAGAGCCAGTAAGCTCACCCAGGTCCTAAGGGACTCCTTCATTGGAGAAAATTCACGCACATGCATG ATTGCAACAATCTCTCCTGGTATGACATCCTGTGAGAATACACTGAACACACTACGCTACGCCAACAG AGTGAAGGAGTTTGGGATTAGTCCATCGGACATCCCCTTCTCCCAGGGCGGTCAGGGGAGCCGCCCTGACCACTCGCCCACCAATACCTTTGATTACGATGACTTTGCTGCTACCTCTCCCAGCAG ggTGAAGGAGCTGACAGTGGACCCCAACCAAGTGATGGAGGGAGGTCGACCCAACATCCACACTGTCAACCAGCTAGATCTTTTGGACGAGGAGTGGTTGAGTATGTCGCCACAGAGGGACGACCTCAAACTGCTCTGTGAACAGAAT GAGGAGGAAGTGTCTCCCCAGCTTTTTACCTTCCATGAGGCGGTGTCCCAGCTAgtggagatggaggagcaggTGCTTGAGGACCATCGAGCTGTTTTCCAG GAGTCGATCCGGTGGCTGGAAGATGAAAAAGTGCTGCTGGAGATGACAGAGGAAGTGGATTATGATGTGGAGTCGTACGCTACTCAACTTGAGCAGATCCTAGATCAGAAGATAGAAATTCTCACTGAGCTCAGAG ATAAAGTGAAGTCATTCCGCTCTGCACTCCAGGAGGAGGAACAAGCCAGTAAGCAGATCAATCCCAAGAGGCCACGTGCTCTTTAA
- the LOC113138922 gene encoding kinesin-like protein KIF2A isoform X2 produces MASGFGKIVVGTYVEIKRSDGRIHQAMVTSLNEDNESVTVEWIENGDTKGKEIDLESIFALNPDVAPDEEISPSPETPPPPTPACVKINKIAKNRRTIAPTKNDALSRDNRVIPTRARPPQPQQPEPAPPPPSQQPAQPTQAQTQQQLQNARRKSNCVKEVEKLQEKRERRRLQQQELREKRAQEVDTTIPNYEIMYMIRDFRASLDYRPLTTADLIEEHRICVCVRKRPLNKKELSMKDLDVITIPSKDVVMVHEPKQKVDLTRYLENQTFRFDYAFDDSTTNEMVYRFTARPLVETIFERGMATCFAYGQTGSGKTHTMGGDFSGKNQDCSKGIYALAARDVFLMLKKPNYKKLDLQVYATFFEIYSGKVFDLLNRKAKLRVLEDGKQQVQVVGLQEKEVKCTEDVLKLIEVGNSCRTSGQTSANAHSSRSHAVFQIILRRKGKMHGKFSLIDLAGNERGADTSSADRQTRLEGAEINKSLLALKECIRALGRNKPHTPFRASKLTQVLRDSFIGENSRTCMIATISPGMTSCENTLNTLRYANRVKEFGISPSDIPFSQGGQGSRPDHSPTNTFDYDDFAATSPSRVKELTVDPNQVMEGGRPNIHTVNQLDLLDEEWLSMSPQRDDLKLLCEQNEEEVSPQLFTFHEAVSQLVEMEEQVLEDHRAVFQESIRWLEDEKVLLEMTEEVDYDVESYATQLEQILDQKIEILTELRDKVKSFRSALQEEEQASKQINPKRPRAL; encoded by the exons ATGGCGTCGGGCTTTGGGAAGATCGTCGTCGGTACTTATGTGGAGATAAAGCGCAGTGATG GACGTATACACCAGGCAATGGTGACCTCACTGAATGAGGACAATGAAAGtgtcacagtggagtggatAGAAAATGGAGACACGAAAGGGAAAGAG ATCGACTTGGAGAGTATATTTGCACTTAATCCAGATGTGGCTCCAGATGAGGAGATTTCCCCTAGTCCAGAGACTCCACCCCCACCCACACCGGCATGTGTGAAGATCAACAAAATTGCAAAG AACCGTCGGACAATAGCACCTACTAAAAATGACGCCCTGTCCAGGGACAATAGAG tgattcCAACCCGGGCCAGACCCCCACAGCCTCAGCAACCAGAGCCGGCACCACCGCCTCCATCCCAGCAGCCTGCACAGCCCACTCAAGCTCAGACACAACAGCAGCTCCAGAATG CAAGGAGGAAGTCGAACTGTgtgaaggaggtggagaaactgcaagagaagagagagaggcgTCGCCTTCAGCAACAGGAGCTCAGGGAGAAGAGAGCTCAG GAGGTGGATACCACCATCCCTAACTATGAGATCATGTACATGATCAGAGATTTCCGAGCCAGTCTAGATTACCGGCCTCTGACCACAGCAGATCTG ATTGAAGAGCAcagaatatgtgtttgtgtgaggaaACGCCCACTCAATAAGAAAG AGTTGTCTATGAAGGATTTGGATGTGATCACTATCCCCAGTAAAGACGTGGTGATGGTTCACGAACCTAAACAGAAAGTGGACCTGACTCGCTACTTGGAGAACCAGACGTTCCGCTTTGACTACGCCTTTGATGACAGCACCACCAACGAGATGGTTTACAG GTTCACTGCCAGACCTCTAGTGGAGACCATTTTTGAGAGGGGCATGGCCACTTGCTTCGCGTACGGACAGACAGGCAGTGGAAAAACTCAT ACTATGGGTGGAGATTTCTCTGGGAAGAACCAAGACTGCTCTAAAGGAATTTATGCATTAGCTG CTCGGgatgtatttctcatgttgaAGAAACCCAATTACAAGAAGTTAGATCTACAAGTGTACGCAACCTTCTTTGAAATCTATAGTGGAAAG gtGTTTGATCTGCTGAATCGTAAAGCTAAGCTGAGGGTGCTGGAGGACGGGAAGCAGCAAGTGCAGGTTGTAGGGCTTCAGGAGAAAGAGGTCAAGTGCACAGAGGACGTCCTGAAACTCATAGAAGTAGGCAACAGTTGCAG GACATCAGGGCAGACGTCTGCCAATGCTCACTCATCTCGCAGCCACGCTGTCTTCCAGATCATTCTTCGGAGGAAGGGGAAGATGCACGGCAAGTTCTCCCTCATTGACCTTGCGGGAAATGAAAGGGGAGCGGATACATCGAGTGCTGACCGCCAGACCCGTCTGGAGGGAGCTGAGATCAACAAAAGCCTCCTTGCCCTGAAG GAGTGTATCAGGGCTCTTGGCCGTAACAAGCCCCACACTCCGTTCAGAGCCAGTAAGCTCACCCAGGTCCTAAGGGACTCCTTCATTGGAGAAAATTCACGCACATGCATG ATTGCAACAATCTCTCCTGGTATGACATCCTGTGAGAATACACTGAACACACTACGCTACGCCAACAG AGTGAAGGAGTTTGGGATTAGTCCATCGGACATCCCCTTCTCCCAGGGCGGTCAGGGGAGCCGCCCTGACCACTCGCCCACCAATACCTTTGATTACGATGACTTTGCTGCTACCTCTCCCAGCAG ggTGAAGGAGCTGACAGTGGACCCCAACCAAGTGATGGAGGGAGGTCGACCCAACATCCACACTGTCAACCAGCTAGATCTTTTGGACGAGGAGTGGTTGAGTATGTCGCCACAGAGGGACGACCTCAAACTGCTCTGTGAACAGAAT GAGGAGGAAGTGTCTCCCCAGCTTTTTACCTTCCATGAGGCGGTGTCCCAGCTAgtggagatggaggagcaggTGCTTGAGGACCATCGAGCTGTTTTCCAG GAGTCGATCCGGTGGCTGGAAGATGAAAAAGTGCTGCTGGAGATGACAGAGGAAGTGGATTATGATGTGGAGTCGTACGCTACTCAACTTGAGCAGATCCTAGATCAGAAGATAGAAATTCTCACTGAGCTCAGAG ATAAAGTGAAGTCATTCCGCTCTGCACTCCAGGAGGAGGAACAAGCCAGTAAGCAGATCAATCCCAAGAGGCCACGTGCTCTTTAA
- the LOC113138922 gene encoding kinesin-like protein KIF2A isoform X4 — protein sequence MASGFGKIVVGTYVEIKRSDGRIHQAMVTSLNEDNESVTVEWIENGDTKGKEIDLESIFALNPDVAPDEEISPSPETPPPPTPACVKINKIAKNRRTIAPTKNDALSRDNRVIPTRARPPQPQQPEPAPPPPSQQPAQPTQAQTQQQLQNARRKSNCVKEVEKLQEKRERRRLQQQELREKRAQEVDTTIPNYEIMYMIRDFRASLDYRPLTTADLIEEHRICVCVRKRPLNKKELSMKDLDVITIPSKDVVMVHEPKQKVDLTRYLENQTFRFDYAFDDSTTNEMVYRFTARPLVETIFERGMATCFAYGQTGSGKTHTMGGDFSGKNQDCSKGIYALAARDVFLMLKKPNYKKLDLQVYATFFEIYSGKVFDLLNRKAKLRVLEDGKQQVQVVGLQEKEVKCTEDVLKLIEVGNSCRTSGQTSANAHSSRSHAVFQIILRRKGKMHGKFSLIDLAGNERGADTSSADRQTRLEGAEINKSLLALKECIRALGRNKPHTPFRASKLTQVLRDSFIGENSRTCMIATISPGMTSCENTLNTLRYANRVKELTVDPNQVMEGGRPNIHTVNQLDLLDEEWLSMSPQRDDLKLLCEQNEEEVSPQLFTFHEAVSQLVEMEEQVLEDHRAVFQESIRWLEDEKVLLEMTEEVDYDVESYATQLEQILDQKIEILTELRDKVKSFRSALQEEEQASKQINPKRPRAL from the exons ATGGCGTCGGGCTTTGGGAAGATCGTCGTCGGTACTTATGTGGAGATAAAGCGCAGTGATG GACGTATACACCAGGCAATGGTGACCTCACTGAATGAGGACAATGAAAGtgtcacagtggagtggatAGAAAATGGAGACACGAAAGGGAAAGAG ATCGACTTGGAGAGTATATTTGCACTTAATCCAGATGTGGCTCCAGATGAGGAGATTTCCCCTAGTCCAGAGACTCCACCCCCACCCACACCGGCATGTGTGAAGATCAACAAAATTGCAAAG AACCGTCGGACAATAGCACCTACTAAAAATGACGCCCTGTCCAGGGACAATAGAG tgattcCAACCCGGGCCAGACCCCCACAGCCTCAGCAACCAGAGCCGGCACCACCGCCTCCATCCCAGCAGCCTGCACAGCCCACTCAAGCTCAGACACAACAGCAGCTCCAGAATG CAAGGAGGAAGTCGAACTGTgtgaaggaggtggagaaactgcaagagaagagagagaggcgTCGCCTTCAGCAACAGGAGCTCAGGGAGAAGAGAGCTCAG GAGGTGGATACCACCATCCCTAACTATGAGATCATGTACATGATCAGAGATTTCCGAGCCAGTCTAGATTACCGGCCTCTGACCACAGCAGATCTG ATTGAAGAGCAcagaatatgtgtttgtgtgaggaaACGCCCACTCAATAAGAAAG AGTTGTCTATGAAGGATTTGGATGTGATCACTATCCCCAGTAAAGACGTGGTGATGGTTCACGAACCTAAACAGAAAGTGGACCTGACTCGCTACTTGGAGAACCAGACGTTCCGCTTTGACTACGCCTTTGATGACAGCACCACCAACGAGATGGTTTACAG GTTCACTGCCAGACCTCTAGTGGAGACCATTTTTGAGAGGGGCATGGCCACTTGCTTCGCGTACGGACAGACAGGCAGTGGAAAAACTCAT ACTATGGGTGGAGATTTCTCTGGGAAGAACCAAGACTGCTCTAAAGGAATTTATGCATTAGCTG CTCGGgatgtatttctcatgttgaAGAAACCCAATTACAAGAAGTTAGATCTACAAGTGTACGCAACCTTCTTTGAAATCTATAGTGGAAAG gtGTTTGATCTGCTGAATCGTAAAGCTAAGCTGAGGGTGCTGGAGGACGGGAAGCAGCAAGTGCAGGTTGTAGGGCTTCAGGAGAAAGAGGTCAAGTGCACAGAGGACGTCCTGAAACTCATAGAAGTAGGCAACAGTTGCAG GACATCAGGGCAGACGTCTGCCAATGCTCACTCATCTCGCAGCCACGCTGTCTTCCAGATCATTCTTCGGAGGAAGGGGAAGATGCACGGCAAGTTCTCCCTCATTGACCTTGCGGGAAATGAAAGGGGAGCGGATACATCGAGTGCTGACCGCCAGACCCGTCTGGAGGGAGCTGAGATCAACAAAAGCCTCCTTGCCCTGAAG GAGTGTATCAGGGCTCTTGGCCGTAACAAGCCCCACACTCCGTTCAGAGCCAGTAAGCTCACCCAGGTCCTAAGGGACTCCTTCATTGGAGAAAATTCACGCACATGCATG ATTGCAACAATCTCTCCTGGTATGACATCCTGTGAGAATACACTGAACACACTACGCTACGCCAACAG ggTGAAGGAGCTGACAGTGGACCCCAACCAAGTGATGGAGGGAGGTCGACCCAACATCCACACTGTCAACCAGCTAGATCTTTTGGACGAGGAGTGGTTGAGTATGTCGCCACAGAGGGACGACCTCAAACTGCTCTGTGAACAGAAT GAGGAGGAAGTGTCTCCCCAGCTTTTTACCTTCCATGAGGCGGTGTCCCAGCTAgtggagatggaggagcaggTGCTTGAGGACCATCGAGCTGTTTTCCAG GAGTCGATCCGGTGGCTGGAAGATGAAAAAGTGCTGCTGGAGATGACAGAGGAAGTGGATTATGATGTGGAGTCGTACGCTACTCAACTTGAGCAGATCCTAGATCAGAAGATAGAAATTCTCACTGAGCTCAGAG ATAAAGTGAAGTCATTCCGCTCTGCACTCCAGGAGGAGGAACAAGCCAGTAAGCAGATCAATCCCAAGAGGCCACGTGCTCTTTAA
- the dimt1l gene encoding dimethyladenosine transferase — translation MPKVKAEKKSRQHQEVKNQGIMFNTGIGQHILKNPLIVNSIIEKAALRPTDVVLEVGPGTGNMTVKLLEKVKKVVACELDCRLVAELQKRVQCTPMQNKLQILIGDVLKTDLPFFDVCVANLPYQISSPFVFKLLLHRPFFRCAVLMFQREFAMRLVATPGDKLYCRLSINTQLLARVDHLMKVGKNNFRPPPKVESSVVRIEPKNPPPPVNFQEWDGLVRIAFVRKNKTLNAAFKSTAVEQLLEKNYRIHCSVHNVEVPADFSISKKIESVLQEAEFSEKRARSMDIDDFMVLLHAFNSAGIHFS, via the exons TCATGTTCAACACTGGGATCGGACAGCACATCCTGAAGAATCCTCTGATTGTCAACAGCATCATTGAAAAG GCTGCTCTGAGGCCCACAGATGTGGTTCTGGAGGTGGGACCTGGTACTGGAAACATGACAGTCAAATTGCTGGAAAAAGTCAAGAAg GTGGTGGCCTGTGAGCTGGACTGCAGATTGGTGGCTGAGCTTCAGAAGAGAGTACAGTGCAC GCCCATGCAAAACAAACTTCAGATATTAATTGGAGACGTGTTAAAAACTGATCTGCCTTTCTTTGACGTCTGTGTGGCTAATCTACCCTACCAG ATTTCATCACCATTTGTTTTCAAGCTCCTGCTGCATCGGCCTTTCTTCAG GTGTGCCGTGCTGATGTTCCAGAGGGAGTTTGCCATGCGACTGGTTGCCACACCCGGAGACAAGCTGTACTGCAGACTGTCCATCAACACTCAGCTGCTGGCCCGTGTGGATCATCTCATGAAG GTGGGGAAGAATAATTTCCGTCCACCACCTAAAGTGGAGTCGAGCGTCGTTAGGATAGAACCGAAAAATCCTCCCCCTCCAGTGAACTTTCAG GAGTGGGACGGCCTGGTCAGGATAGCCTTTGTAAGGAAGAACAAAACCCTCAATGCAGCTTTCAA GTCTACTGCAGTTGAACAGCTGCTGGAAAAGAACTACAGAATTCACTGCTCGGTGCACAACGTG GAAGTCCCAGCAGATTTCAGCATCAGCAAGAAGATTGAGAGTGTGTTGCAAGAGGCTGAATTCAGTGAGAAGAGAGCCAGGTCCATGGACATTGATGACTTCATGGT GCTGCTTCATGCATTCAACTCTGCAGGGATCCACTTCTCGTAA